From Amphiprion ocellaris isolate individual 3 ecotype Okinawa chromosome 2, ASM2253959v1, whole genome shotgun sequence, a single genomic window includes:
- the ddx10 gene encoding probable ATP-dependent RNA helicase DDX10 isoform X2 — MEKKGSKHTGKKPKPPKKKDDDDPVRSFEKWKKKYDKTKARVKRERAQKKKPEWQVEKEYIDRLVSRYGDINAKEVVKFSDFPISKKTLLGLQEAQYRQPTKIQRQTIGFALQGKDVLGAAKTGSGKTLAFLIPVLECLYRQQWSSLDGLGALIISPTRELAYQTFEVLRKVGKNHEFSAGLIIGGKDLKSESERIHHTNIVICTPGRLLQHMDETATFHASDLHMLVLDEADRILDMGFADTLNAIVENLPKSRQTLLFSATQTKSVKDLARLSLKDPEYVWVHEKAKFSTPATLEQSYVVCELHQKVNMLYSFIRSHLKKKVIVFFACCKEVQYLFRVFCRLRPGMPILALHGKQQQMKRVEVYNDFLKKQNAVLFATDIAARGLDFPAVNWVLQFDCPEDADTYVHRVGRTARYKEGGEALLLLLPSEEKGMVQQLQDKKVPINKIQVNPEKLQGVQQKLEAFLAQEKEQKERAQRCFVSYLRSVFLMKNKEVFDVFKLQLHEYALSLGLAVAPRVRFLNKAQAQRAEKEGRRAEEEEQSDEEEELRKFKAQLRGKVPHEESESSDDSSEDKESSNEQDVDQSKTLLVSENDEDDDDLRDFDLLTVKRKDVFNLTGEQQSPEEPAEASKNKTEKETKYKEAKKILKRNFQVNTKVTFSEEGEAVQLWPPVQRTVTAAADEEDDEVSGINVEKAKERLKREDQEFDKQEYSRKVKAKHREKRLKEKAARREASKRSGNKSDEDEEDEVMAYLANSSEDEFDPSTLPDPDKLHSEEEEDEEEDQTRSAKRQHSSDSSDDEEEEELSAGKRKKLKQLEDEHKALDTGLSLAEDEELVLHLLSGQRSPEAC, encoded by the exons ATGGAGAAAAAAGGCTCAAAGCACACCGGGAAGAAACCGAAACCACCGAAGAAGAAAGACGACGATGACCCCGTTAGAAGCTTcgagaaatggaagaaaaagtaCGACAAGACGAAAGCACGAGTGAAGCGAGAGAGAGCCCAGAAGAAGAAGCCCGAGTGGCAGGTGGAGAAGGAGTACATCGACCGGCTGGTCAGCAGGTACGGAGACATCAACGCGAAAGAGGTTGTCAAGTTCTCAGACTTCCCCATCTCCAAGAAGACCCTGCTGGGCCTGCAGGAGGCTCAGTATCGGCAGCCCACCAAGATCCAGAGGCAGACCATCGGCTTCGCTCTGCAGGGGAAAGATGTCCTCGGAGCGGCCAAGACCGGCTCCGGGAAGACGTTAGCCTTCCTCATACCGGTTCTGGAGTGTCTGTACCGCCAGCAGTGGAGCTCCTTGGACGGCCTCGGTGCTCTCATCATATCCCCCACCAGAGAACTCGCCTACCAGACCTTCGAAGTGCTCCGCAAGGTGGGCAAGAACCACGAGTTCTCCGCGGGGCTCATCATCGGCGGGAAGGACCTGAAGAGCGAGTCGGAGAGGATCCACCACACCAACATCGTCATTTGCACCCCGGGCAGGCTGCTGCAGCACATGGACGAGACGGCCACCTTCCACGCCTCCGATCTGCACAtgctggtcctggatgaggcgGATCGCATCCTGGATATGGGCTTCGCAGATACTCTCAATGCCATCGTGGAGAACCTTCCCAAGTCCAGACAGACGCTGCTGTTCTCCGCCACGCAGACCAAGTCAGTCAAAGACTTGGCCCGTCTCAGCCTCAAAGATCCAGAGTATGTTTGGGTTCATGAGAAGGCCAAGTTCAGCACCCCGGCCACCCTGGAGCAGAGCTACGTGGTTTGTGAGCTCCACCAGAAGGTCAACATGCTCTACTCCTTCATCAGGAGCCACCTGAAGAAGAAGGTCATCGTCTTCTTCGCCTGCTGCAAGGAGGTGCAGTATCTGTTCAGGGTCTTCTGCCGTCTTCGACCCGGCATGCCCATCCTGGCCCTGCAcggcaaacagcagcagatgaagaGGGTGGAGGTCTACAACGACTTCCTCAAGAAGCAGAATGCTGTGCTCTTTGCCACCGACATCGCCGCCAGAGGCCTGGACTTCCCTGCAGTCAACTGGGTGCTGCAGTTCGACTGTCCAGAGGATGCAGACACCTACGTCCACAGGGTGGGCCGGACTGCCAGGTacaaggagggaggagaggctctgctgctgctgctgccctccGAGGAGAAGGGGATggtccagcagctgcaggacaaGAAGGTTCCCATCAACAAGATCCAA GTGAACCCAGAGAAACTGCAGGGTGTGCAGCAGAAGCTGGAGGCCTTCCTGGCCCAGGAGAAGGAGCAGAAGGAGAGAGCCCAGCGGTGCTTTGTTTCCTACCTGCGCTCCGTCTTTCTGATGAAGAACAAAGAAGTGTTTGATGTGTTTAAACTCCAGCTTCACGAGTACGCTCTGTCCCTGGGCCTCGCTGTGGCTCCGAGGGTTCGCTTCCTAAACAAAGCTCAGGCTCAGAGAGCTGAGAAAGAAGGACGGAgagcggaggaggaggaacagtcTGACGAAGAGGAAGAGCTGAGGAAGTTTAAGGCCCAGCTGAGAGGAAAAGTTCCTCATGAGGAAAGTGAAAGCTCAGACGACTCCAGTGAGGACAAGGAAAGTAGTAACGAACAAGATGTGGATCAGTCCAAGACGTTGCTTGTGAGTGAAAACGACGAGGACGACGATGATCTACGAGACTTTGACCTGCTGACGGTTAAAAGAAAGGACGTCTTCAATCTGACGGGGGAGCAGCAGAGTCCAGAGGAGCCTGCAGAGGcctccaaaaacaaaacagagaaagagacaaagtACAAAGAAGCCAAAAAGATCCTCAAGAGAAACTTCCAGGTGAACACCAAAGTGACTTTCAGTGAAGAGGGGGAAGCCGTGCAGCTGTGGCCACCAGTCCAGCGCACCGTGACTGCTGCTGCGGACGAGGAAGACGACGAGGTTTCGGGTATCAACGTGGAAAAGGCCAAGGAGAGGCTGAAACGGGAGGATCAGGAGTTTGACAAGCAGGAGTACAGCCGCAAGGTGAAAGccaaacacagagagaagagactGAAGGAAAAGGCTGCCAGACGGGAGGCGAGCAAGAGGAGCGGAAATAAATCTGATGAGGAcgaggaggatgaagtgatggCATACCTGGCCAATAGCAGCGAGGACGAGTTCGACCCCAGCACCCTGCCGGACCCTGACAAACTGCactctgaggaggaggaagatgaggaggaggatcaGACAAGGTCGGCTAAACGTCAGCATAGCAGTGACAGcagtgatgatgaggaggaggaggagctctcagcagggaagaggaagaagttgaAGCAGCTGGAGGATGAACACAAGGCTCTGGACACTGGTCTCTCTCTGGCTGAAGATGAGGAGTTGGTCTTACATCTGCTGAGTGGACAAAG
- the ddx10 gene encoding probable ATP-dependent RNA helicase DDX10 isoform X1, giving the protein MEKKGSKHTGKKPKPPKKKDDDDPVRSFEKWKKKYDKTKARVKRERAQKKKPEWQVEKEYIDRLVSRYGDINAKEVVKFSDFPISKKTLLGLQEAQYRQPTKIQRQTIGFALQGKDVLGAAKTGSGKTLAFLIPVLECLYRQQWSSLDGLGALIISPTRELAYQTFEVLRKVGKNHEFSAGLIIGGKDLKSESERIHHTNIVICTPGRLLQHMDETATFHASDLHMLVLDEADRILDMGFADTLNAIVENLPKSRQTLLFSATQTKSVKDLARLSLKDPEYVWVHEKAKFSTPATLEQSYVVCELHQKVNMLYSFIRSHLKKKVIVFFACCKEVQYLFRVFCRLRPGMPILALHGKQQQMKRVEVYNDFLKKQNAVLFATDIAARGLDFPAVNWVLQFDCPEDADTYVHRVGRTARYKEGGEALLLLLPSEEKGMVQQLQDKKVPINKIQVNPEKLQGVQQKLEAFLAQEKEQKERAQRCFVSYLRSVFLMKNKEVFDVFKLQLHEYALSLGLAVAPRVRFLNKAQAQRAEKEGRRAEEEEQSDEEEELRKFKAQLRGKVPHEESESSDDSSEDKESSNEQDVDQSKTLLVSENDEDDDDLRDFDLLTVKRKDVFNLTGEQQSPEEPAEASKNKTEKETKYKEAKKILKRNFQVNTKVTFSEEGEAVQLWPPVQRTVTAAADEEDDEVSGINVEKAKERLKREDQEFDKQEYSRKVKAKHREKRLKEKAARREASKRSGNKSDEDEEDEVMAYLANSSEDEFDPSTLPDPDKLHSEEEEDEEEDQTRSAKRQHSSDSSDDEEEEELSAGKRKKLKQLEDEHKALDTGLSLAEDEELVLHLLSGQSDFCPTEVGYGIVSTMRCTTAFCVQQMELINSMAAVAAPLALQLSGLQRHARLRLLEPVGASGGPYQTRSFPVSTTTSIQALHSCQPALRIDGHLGVCGSQCGVLIR; this is encoded by the exons ATGGAGAAAAAAGGCTCAAAGCACACCGGGAAGAAACCGAAACCACCGAAGAAGAAAGACGACGATGACCCCGTTAGAAGCTTcgagaaatggaagaaaaagtaCGACAAGACGAAAGCACGAGTGAAGCGAGAGAGAGCCCAGAAGAAGAAGCCCGAGTGGCAGGTGGAGAAGGAGTACATCGACCGGCTGGTCAGCAGGTACGGAGACATCAACGCGAAAGAGGTTGTCAAGTTCTCAGACTTCCCCATCTCCAAGAAGACCCTGCTGGGCCTGCAGGAGGCTCAGTATCGGCAGCCCACCAAGATCCAGAGGCAGACCATCGGCTTCGCTCTGCAGGGGAAAGATGTCCTCGGAGCGGCCAAGACCGGCTCCGGGAAGACGTTAGCCTTCCTCATACCGGTTCTGGAGTGTCTGTACCGCCAGCAGTGGAGCTCCTTGGACGGCCTCGGTGCTCTCATCATATCCCCCACCAGAGAACTCGCCTACCAGACCTTCGAAGTGCTCCGCAAGGTGGGCAAGAACCACGAGTTCTCCGCGGGGCTCATCATCGGCGGGAAGGACCTGAAGAGCGAGTCGGAGAGGATCCACCACACCAACATCGTCATTTGCACCCCGGGCAGGCTGCTGCAGCACATGGACGAGACGGCCACCTTCCACGCCTCCGATCTGCACAtgctggtcctggatgaggcgGATCGCATCCTGGATATGGGCTTCGCAGATACTCTCAATGCCATCGTGGAGAACCTTCCCAAGTCCAGACAGACGCTGCTGTTCTCCGCCACGCAGACCAAGTCAGTCAAAGACTTGGCCCGTCTCAGCCTCAAAGATCCAGAGTATGTTTGGGTTCATGAGAAGGCCAAGTTCAGCACCCCGGCCACCCTGGAGCAGAGCTACGTGGTTTGTGAGCTCCACCAGAAGGTCAACATGCTCTACTCCTTCATCAGGAGCCACCTGAAGAAGAAGGTCATCGTCTTCTTCGCCTGCTGCAAGGAGGTGCAGTATCTGTTCAGGGTCTTCTGCCGTCTTCGACCCGGCATGCCCATCCTGGCCCTGCAcggcaaacagcagcagatgaagaGGGTGGAGGTCTACAACGACTTCCTCAAGAAGCAGAATGCTGTGCTCTTTGCCACCGACATCGCCGCCAGAGGCCTGGACTTCCCTGCAGTCAACTGGGTGCTGCAGTTCGACTGTCCAGAGGATGCAGACACCTACGTCCACAGGGTGGGCCGGACTGCCAGGTacaaggagggaggagaggctctgctgctgctgctgccctccGAGGAGAAGGGGATggtccagcagctgcaggacaaGAAGGTTCCCATCAACAAGATCCAA GTGAACCCAGAGAAACTGCAGGGTGTGCAGCAGAAGCTGGAGGCCTTCCTGGCCCAGGAGAAGGAGCAGAAGGAGAGAGCCCAGCGGTGCTTTGTTTCCTACCTGCGCTCCGTCTTTCTGATGAAGAACAAAGAAGTGTTTGATGTGTTTAAACTCCAGCTTCACGAGTACGCTCTGTCCCTGGGCCTCGCTGTGGCTCCGAGGGTTCGCTTCCTAAACAAAGCTCAGGCTCAGAGAGCTGAGAAAGAAGGACGGAgagcggaggaggaggaacagtcTGACGAAGAGGAAGAGCTGAGGAAGTTTAAGGCCCAGCTGAGAGGAAAAGTTCCTCATGAGGAAAGTGAAAGCTCAGACGACTCCAGTGAGGACAAGGAAAGTAGTAACGAACAAGATGTGGATCAGTCCAAGACGTTGCTTGTGAGTGAAAACGACGAGGACGACGATGATCTACGAGACTTTGACCTGCTGACGGTTAAAAGAAAGGACGTCTTCAATCTGACGGGGGAGCAGCAGAGTCCAGAGGAGCCTGCAGAGGcctccaaaaacaaaacagagaaagagacaaagtACAAAGAAGCCAAAAAGATCCTCAAGAGAAACTTCCAGGTGAACACCAAAGTGACTTTCAGTGAAGAGGGGGAAGCCGTGCAGCTGTGGCCACCAGTCCAGCGCACCGTGACTGCTGCTGCGGACGAGGAAGACGACGAGGTTTCGGGTATCAACGTGGAAAAGGCCAAGGAGAGGCTGAAACGGGAGGATCAGGAGTTTGACAAGCAGGAGTACAGCCGCAAGGTGAAAGccaaacacagagagaagagactGAAGGAAAAGGCTGCCAGACGGGAGGCGAGCAAGAGGAGCGGAAATAAATCTGATGAGGAcgaggaggatgaagtgatggCATACCTGGCCAATAGCAGCGAGGACGAGTTCGACCCCAGCACCCTGCCGGACCCTGACAAACTGCactctgaggaggaggaagatgaggaggaggatcaGACAAGGTCGGCTAAACGTCAGCATAGCAGTGACAGcagtgatgatgaggaggaggaggagctctcagcagggaagaggaagaagttgaAGCAGCTGGAGGATGAACACAAGGCTCTGGACACTGGTCTCTCTCTGGCTGAAGATGAGGAGTTGGTCTTACATCTGCTGAGTGGACAAAG TGATTTTTGTCCAACTGAAGTCGGATATGGGATAGTTTCTACAATGAGATGTACAACTGCATTCTgtgtccagcagatggagctaATAAACAGCATGGCTGCTGTTGCAGCTCCTCTGGCACTTCAGCTATCAG